A window of Candidatus Gastranaerophilales bacterium contains these coding sequences:
- a CDS encoding ShlB/FhaC/HecB family hemolysin secretion/activation protein: MKILNVYSKNQINIFVISVLILTNCFIPAFSAPAFNPGSLNAGSLNTHDMDMLKQQQMIKQGQQDFQRYEENKEKENKPNNPNEDINIEPKTEMPVQMRAKVSEYQTKGVFIARVEFSESAIFTQNELNKYAYNIEGKNVKIDDLQAMVNKINSAYAEKGYVTARAFLVPQTMEDGIVKIELVEGRVGNINIENNKWTRDYYIKNRIKAKPGQVFDIVTLEKDLLKFNRYNDGVKLKADLYPGIENHSTDIFLKTAETFPFHITGLMDNAGRSTIGVFRGGLNLQADSLFGLRDRLTLGAYKSRSSVTPYADYNIPVNKYDGRLGFMYSSSVSDITGGNFSMFNIQSRSNNFSLYYSHPLLRRPNFELTSITSANYKQATTSFDSFDLYTDKITSAQTTISAKYDSKRGIWYASQGVYQAFPMIQDESKYFKYEGNFVRLHDFSHGIVGQFRLNYQYIPQDVVPYVDQFQSGGLSTVRGYTEGLLIGKSGYFTSAEIMFPIAPSNIRVKSKTQPDIVNVVPFFGRWVRGAVFIDHAGIFPFKGRGPGQESYYIDDDCLASIGMGLRINLPGDLTARLYWGYPLIQNTHEETPRAGRFHFEVAVSPDFYKMIQIHNAKKKGEKIQLVKQEEIKPITNDNIKNVSDKKNSKKIKASEKNAVIKDSTKQQKEKKQ; this comes from the coding sequence ATGAAAATTTTGAATGTGTATAGTAAAAATCAAATAAATATCTTTGTGATATCCGTTTTAATATTGACTAATTGTTTTATTCCGGCTTTTTCTGCACCTGCTTTTAATCCCGGCTCTTTAAATGCAGGTTCATTGAATACTCACGATATGGATATGCTTAAACAACAACAAATGATAAAACAAGGTCAACAAGACTTCCAACGATATGAAGAAAATAAAGAAAAAGAAAACAAGCCAAATAATCCAAACGAAGATATAAATATTGAGCCTAAAACAGAAATGCCGGTTCAAATGAGAGCTAAAGTTTCTGAATATCAAACAAAAGGCGTTTTTATCGCACGTGTTGAATTTTCTGAATCTGCCATTTTTACTCAAAATGAACTTAATAAATATGCATATAACATTGAAGGTAAAAATGTCAAAATAGACGACCTTCAAGCAATGGTTAATAAAATAAATTCTGCATACGCAGAAAAAGGCTATGTTACAGCAAGAGCTTTCCTTGTACCACAAACAATGGAAGATGGAATCGTAAAAATAGAACTTGTTGAAGGTAGAGTCGGCAACATAAATATAGAAAACAACAAATGGACTCGTGATTATTACATAAAAAACCGAATTAAAGCTAAACCGGGTCAAGTATTTGACATCGTAACACTTGAAAAAGACCTTTTAAAATTTAATAGATACAATGACGGCGTTAAATTAAAAGCAGATTTATATCCGGGCATCGAAAATCATTCAACAGATATTTTTCTAAAAACAGCTGAAACTTTTCCTTTTCACATAACGGGATTAATGGATAATGCAGGTCGTTCTACAATCGGTGTTTTCAGAGGCGGCTTAAATTTACAAGCTGACAGTCTGTTTGGACTAAGGGATAGATTGACTTTAGGTGCTTATAAAAGCAGAAGTTCTGTAACTCCATATGCGGATTATAATATACCAGTTAATAAATATGACGGTCGTCTTGGATTTATGTATTCATCGAGTGTTTCCGATATTACTGGCGGCAATTTCTCAATGTTTAACATTCAAAGTCGTTCAAACAATTTCTCGCTATACTATTCTCATCCACTATTAAGAAGACCTAACTTCGAATTAACAAGTATTACTTCTGCAAACTACAAACAAGCTACCACTTCATTTGACAGCTTCGATTTGTACACTGACAAAATAACAAGTGCCCAAACAACAATAAGTGCTAAATATGATTCCAAAAGAGGTATTTGGTACGCAAGTCAAGGCGTTTATCAAGCATTTCCGATGATTCAAGACGAATCAAAATATTTTAAATATGAAGGTAATTTCGTTAGATTACACGATTTTTCACATGGAATCGTCGGTCAATTCAGACTAAATTATCAATACATACCTCAAGATGTCGTCCCTTATGTAGACCAATTCCAATCAGGCGGTTTATCTACAGTAAGAGGCTACACCGAAGGTCTTTTGATTGGTAAATCAGGCTATTTCACAAGTGCTGAAATAATGTTTCCTATCGCTCCTTCAAATATAAGAGTAAAATCGAAAACTCAACCTGACATTGTAAACGTGGTTCCATTCTTCGGAAGATGGGTCAGAGGTGCTGTATTTATAGACCACGCAGGCATATTCCCATTCAAAGGCCGAGGACCGGGGCAAGAAAGCTATTATATAGATGATGATTGCCTTGCAAGTATTGGTATGGGGTTGAGAATTAATCTCCCGGGTGACTTAACAGCCAGATTATATTGGGGCTACCCTTTAATTCAAAATACTCACGAAGAAACACCCAGAGCCGGCAGATTCCACTTTGAAGTCGCTGTTTCTCCTGACTTCTACAAAATGATTCAAATCCATAACGCTAAGAAAAAAGGCGAAAAAATACAACTTGTTAAACAAGAAGAAATCAAACCGATTACTAATGACAACATAAAAAATGTTTCGGATAAAAAAAATTCAAAAAAAATAAAAGCTTCTGAAAAAAATGCTGTAATTAAAGATTCAACAAAACAACAAAAAGAAAAGAAGCAATAA
- a CDS encoding OmpH family outer membrane protein — MKKQIKVATLAVCTFALGLCINNAAFSDIASFKIATVDVQQVVSSSSQVKALKAEQQAKIKDLQSFVATAKKAVSDEKDANKKKALEDKYNKELKAKTGTIEKEYAKKLQDIDSTISTSISNEAKAKNYNLVLAKGVVLYGGDDITTSVIKAVK, encoded by the coding sequence ATGAAAAAACAAATCAAAGTGGCTACTCTAGCCGTATGTACATTCGCTTTAGGATTATGTATCAACAATGCTGCATTTTCTGATATTGCAAGTTTCAAAATAGCTACAGTTGATGTTCAACAAGTAGTATCAAGCTCTAGTCAAGTCAAAGCCTTGAAAGCTGAACAACAAGCAAAAATCAAAGATTTACAATCATTTGTAGCTACTGCAAAAAAAGCTGTTTCTGATGAAAAAGATGCAAACAAGAAAAAGGCTCTTGAAGATAAATACAATAAAGAATTAAAAGCTAAAACAGGCACTATTGAAAAAGAATATGCTAAAAAACTTCAAGACATAGACTCTACAATATCAACATCTATTTCAAATGAAGCAAAAGCTAAAAACTACAACTTGGTTTTAGCTAAAGGTGTTGTTCTTTATGGTGGAGATGATATTACAACTTCAGTCATAAAAGCTGTTAAATAA
- a CDS encoding oligosaccharide flippase family protein, with the protein MQKAEVINNSSKDEVISREVTATSLKNMFVDMVKYSPSKICGLIGNTIVIPIYTTLLSTEQYGIYTLAISFLSFLCIIFSDWIGLSALRFFRHHEITDKMPKYLTTVLALLGMNLLIMFLLAPLYTSTGWFYKFFSIPPKIIFSVLILVIPVAIRALFFQILRAQIKPNAFTISTILNQILTIGISIIFMKYVHTGAYSVLIAMGISILLIDFVLLYQSNITKYFKYMVKTKPKFEIFTSLFRYGVPLSITSISLWAINQSNRFIMMHESGFKDVGLVGVSYNLTFSILMTFFVIITLAAVPRIINLYEDGIDVRPIISKLTEYYILISLPIIVLYSVYSKDIILLLANEKFIGAYVLIPFLAFSVFFLSLADYTTLQYSLSKKTYLNTIIRVISAIVGLGLNIILISKYGLLGLGVATLCGNILYFLLSIIVVVPNLEWQIPYKKISQILVCFIPAALIYYFVFNKLELIPLLEIISLLLIYYGTYISSQKFHKFIKNM; encoded by the coding sequence ATGCAAAAAGCTGAAGTAATAAACAACTCATCTAAAGATGAAGTAATTTCAAGAGAAGTAACAGCAACTTCTTTAAAAAATATGTTTGTCGACATGGTAAAATATTCACCCTCTAAAATTTGTGGGCTGATTGGCAATACAATTGTTATTCCAATCTATACAACATTATTATCAACAGAGCAGTATGGTATTTATACACTTGCCATTTCCTTTTTATCCTTTCTTTGTATAATATTTTCTGATTGGATTGGATTGAGTGCTTTGAGGTTTTTCAGACACCACGAAATAACAGACAAAATGCCGAAATACTTAACAACCGTTCTTGCATTGTTGGGTATGAACTTACTAATAATGTTTTTGCTCGCCCCTTTATATACATCTACAGGGTGGTTTTACAAATTTTTCAGCATACCTCCCAAAATAATTTTTAGCGTTCTAATACTTGTGATACCTGTCGCTATTAGAGCTTTATTTTTCCAGATTTTAAGAGCACAAATCAAACCAAACGCATTTACAATTTCTACAATTTTAAATCAAATACTAACAATCGGAATATCTATAATATTCATGAAATATGTCCACACAGGAGCATACTCTGTATTAATAGCAATGGGCATATCTATATTACTCATAGATTTTGTATTGTTGTATCAAAGTAACATTACCAAATATTTCAAATATATGGTCAAAACTAAGCCTAAATTTGAAATATTCACATCACTTTTCAGATACGGAGTTCCTCTATCCATAACCTCAATAAGTCTTTGGGCAATTAACCAAAGTAACCGTTTTATAATGATGCACGAAAGCGGTTTTAAAGATGTAGGGCTTGTTGGTGTATCTTATAATCTGACTTTTTCAATATTAATGACATTTTTTGTAATTATTACTTTGGCAGCAGTTCCAAGAATAATTAATCTTTATGAAGACGGCATTGATGTCAGACCAATTATTTCAAAATTAACAGAATATTATATTTTAATATCACTCCCGATAATTGTTTTATATTCAGTGTATTCAAAAGATATAATTTTGCTTTTGGCAAATGAAAAATTTATCGGAGCTTACGTATTAATACCATTTTTAGCATTTTCTGTATTTTTCTTATCACTTGCAGACTATACAACCTTGCAATATAGCTTAAGCAAAAAGACCTATCTTAATACCATAATCAGGGTTATATCAGCTATTGTAGGACTGGGGTTGAACATTATTTTAATTTCAAAATACGGACTTCTTGGCTTAGGGGTAGCAACTCTTTGCGGTAATATTTTATATTTCTTATTAAGCATTATTGTAGTGGTACCTAATCTTGAATGGCAAATACCTTACAAAAAGATATCCCAAATTCTTGTATGTTTCATTCCGGCAGCTTTAATTTATTATTTTGTATTCAACAAACTTGAATTAATACCTTTACTTGAAATAATCAGCTTATTACTTATATATTATGGAACATATATAAGCTCACAAAAATTCCATAAATTTATAAAAAACATGTAA